In Candidatus Krumholzibacteriia bacterium, one DNA window encodes the following:
- a CDS encoding NADH-quinone oxidoreductase subunit N: protein MNFTWLDLSYYIPELIMLGTFIGCLVLDLILPRRTSLVFGKLIVGTLLATIVALVRPPVGEHYIFGQMMVVDGFSHFFRLVFLGITLVAAIFSYSSREIMGRDREHQSEYYAMLALMAFGMMSMASATDLIMLALTIELVSITSYVMAGFARFSLRSSEAAMKYVLWGAVSSGMMFYGISLFYGLTGATGYDAIRDGLAVSQAGDVTLLVAILFVMAGIGYKISAVPFHFWTPDVYEGAPTPVTALFAAGPKAAGFALMIRFFYTTLTGADGAVGFQVLREVQWDMVLAVLSAVTMTWGNLAAIRQNNVKRLLAYSSIAHVGYLLMGFVLLTQSGLQAILFYLLIYAIMTLGAFLVVIALNNRLGSEDIEDYAGLGFREPLVAGSMFVFLISLTGLPPTAGFIGKFYLFAAVGEMGMWWLAILGVLNSVVSLYYYMRIAKAMYFTPSTEQGPLSLAVPHVVLVVLLAIPTVIFGLYWAPLKGLADRSVLGFWGG from the coding sequence GTGAACTTCACCTGGCTCGACCTGAGCTACTACATTCCCGAGCTGATCATGCTCGGCACCTTCATCGGGTGTCTGGTGCTGGACCTGATCCTGCCCCGGCGGACGTCGTTGGTGTTCGGGAAGTTGATCGTGGGAACGCTGCTGGCCACGATCGTGGCGCTGGTTCGTCCGCCCGTCGGAGAGCACTACATCTTCGGCCAGATGATGGTCGTCGACGGGTTCTCGCACTTCTTCCGTCTGGTGTTCCTGGGCATCACACTGGTCGCGGCGATCTTCAGCTACAGCAGTCGCGAGATCATGGGCCGCGACCGCGAGCACCAGAGCGAGTACTACGCCATGCTCGCCCTCATGGCTTTCGGCATGATGAGCATGGCCAGTGCCACCGACCTGATCATGCTGGCGCTGACCATCGAGCTCGTGTCGATCACCAGCTACGTCATGGCCGGCTTCGCCCGCTTCAGTCTGCGCAGCAGTGAGGCGGCGATGAAGTACGTGCTGTGGGGCGCGGTGAGCAGCGGCATGATGTTCTACGGAATCAGCCTGTTCTACGGGCTGACGGGGGCCACGGGTTACGACGCGATCCGGGACGGCCTGGCCGTGTCCCAGGCGGGCGACGTGACCCTTCTCGTCGCGATCCTCTTCGTCATGGCGGGCATCGGATACAAGATCAGTGCGGTTCCCTTCCACTTCTGGACGCCGGACGTCTACGAGGGTGCGCCCACGCCGGTCACGGCGCTCTTCGCGGCCGGTCCGAAGGCAGCCGGCTTCGCGCTGATGATCCGCTTCTTCTACACCACGCTGACCGGCGCCGATGGCGCGGTTGGCTTCCAGGTGCTGCGCGAGGTGCAGTGGGACATGGTGTTGGCCGTCCTCAGTGCGGTGACCATGACCTGGGGCAATCTGGCCGCCATACGGCAGAACAACGTGAAGCGCTTGCTCGCCTACAGTTCGATCGCCCACGTGGGATACCTGCTCATGGGCTTCGTGCTGCTCACCCAGAGCGGTCTGCAGGCGATCCTCTTCTACCTGCTGATCTACGCGATCATGACCCTCGGGGCCTTCCTCGTGGTGATCGCTCTGAACAACCGCCTGGGCAGCGAGGACATCGAGGACTATGCCGGGCTCGGATTCCGCGAGCCGCTCGTGGCCGGGTCCATGTTCGTCTTCCTGATCAGCCTGACGGGCCTGCCGCCGACGGCCGGCTTCATCGGCAAGTTCTATCTCTTCGCGGCCGTCGGCGAGATGGGCATGTGGTGGCTGGCGATCCTCGGAGTGCTCAACAGCGTGGTGAGCCTCTACTACTACATGCGGATCGCCAAGGCGATGTACTTCACGCCGTCGACGGAGCAGGGGCCGCTGAGCCTGGCCGTGCCCCACGTCGTGCTCGTCGTCCTGCTGGCCATCCCCACCGTGATCTTCGGTCTCTACTGGGCGCCGTTGAAGGGCCTGGCCGACCGCAGCGTCCTCGGCTTCTGGGGCGGTTGA
- the nuoK gene encoding NADH-quinone oxidoreductase subunit NuoK — MESVGLTHYLVLSAFFLAAGVFTILSRRNAIVILMGVELVLNAAALNFVAFGRYVAGGLTGQLMAVFVIVIAAAEAAVALAIVLAVFRNFNTVHVDRVDRLRN; from the coding sequence ATGGAGAGCGTCGGACTCACGCATTACCTCGTGCTGTCGGCCTTCTTCCTCGCCGCCGGGGTGTTCACCATCCTGAGCCGGCGCAACGCCATCGTGATCCTGATGGGTGTGGAGCTGGTGCTGAACGCGGCCGCTCTGAACTTCGTGGCCTTCGGGCGTTACGTAGCCGGTGGGCTCACCGGTCAGCTCATGGCCGTGTTCGTGATCGTGATCGCCGCCGCCGAGGCGGCGGTGGCCCTGGCCATCGTGTTGGCCGTCTTCCGCAACTTCAACACCGTGCACGTCGACCGGGTCGACCGGTTGCGGAACTGA
- a CDS encoding NADH-quinone oxidoreductase subunit M: MLELAQGAESSLLTWMTFVPLLGAVVITLLPSAQKQLHRYVALAFTAVPVVLAVFLMIGFDRTTTDIQYHTQVSWISAFNIEYFVGVDGISVTMILLTALLSFLCVIASWGIQKATKGYFALFLLLETGMMGVFIALDFFLFYVFWEVMLLPMYFLIGIWGGPRKEYAAIKFFLYTLAGSVLMLLVMIAFYFNISDPLTGENTFNMLHMMNQANHGDWLSTPDIRHILFLGLFIGFAIKVPIVPFHTWLPDAHVEAPTAVSVILAGVLLKMGTYGILRICFPILPDAAAWFSWPLAILGAINIVYGAMCALAQSDMKRLVAYSSVSHMGYVLLGMAVFNEAGITGAVLQMFNHGTITAMLFLMVGVIYDRAHHREINGFGGLGTQMPRYTTVFSLALFAALGLPGLSGFVGEALVFVGAFSVYKTVTIVSAIGIVLGAAYVLWMLQRVFLGPTNEKYADLPDISRRELVSVVPIGIVVILFGVYPPPLIDMIKTSLVHLIGMIPG, encoded by the coding sequence ATGCTCGAACTCGCTCAGGGAGCCGAGAGCTCTCTGCTGACCTGGATGACCTTCGTGCCCCTGTTGGGCGCCGTGGTGATCACCCTGTTGCCATCTGCGCAGAAGCAGTTGCACCGGTACGTCGCCCTGGCGTTCACGGCCGTACCCGTGGTGCTGGCCGTGTTCCTGATGATCGGTTTCGATCGGACGACGACCGACATCCAGTACCACACGCAGGTCTCGTGGATCAGCGCCTTCAACATCGAGTACTTCGTCGGGGTCGACGGGATCTCGGTGACCATGATCCTGCTCACGGCGCTGCTCAGCTTCCTGTGCGTGATCGCCAGTTGGGGGATCCAGAAGGCAACGAAGGGCTACTTCGCGCTCTTCCTGTTGCTCGAGACGGGCATGATGGGCGTGTTCATCGCCCTGGACTTCTTCCTGTTCTACGTGTTCTGGGAAGTGATGCTCCTACCCATGTACTTCCTCATCGGGATCTGGGGCGGGCCGCGCAAGGAGTACGCGGCGATCAAGTTCTTCCTCTACACCCTGGCCGGCAGCGTTCTCATGCTGCTGGTGATGATCGCGTTCTACTTCAACATCAGCGATCCGCTCACCGGCGAGAACACCTTCAACATGCTGCACATGATGAACCAGGCGAACCACGGGGACTGGTTGTCGACGCCCGACATCCGGCACATCCTGTTCCTGGGTCTGTTCATCGGCTTCGCGATCAAGGTCCCCATCGTTCCCTTCCACACCTGGCTGCCCGACGCCCACGTCGAGGCGCCGACGGCCGTCAGTGTGATCCTGGCCGGCGTTCTGCTGAAGATGGGCACCTACGGCATCCTGCGGATCTGCTTCCCCATTCTGCCCGACGCCGCAGCCTGGTTCTCGTGGCCGCTTGCGATTCTCGGAGCGATCAACATCGTCTACGGGGCGATGTGCGCGCTCGCCCAATCCGACATGAAGCGTCTCGTGGCCTACTCGAGTGTCAGCCACATGGGCTACGTGCTTCTCGGCATGGCCGTGTTCAACGAGGCCGGGATCACCGGCGCCGTGCTGCAGATGTTCAACCACGGCACGATCACGGCGATGCTCTTCCTGATGGTCGGTGTGATCTACGATCGGGCCCATCACCGCGAGATCAATGGTTTCGGTGGGCTCGGAACACAGATGCCCCGCTACACCACCGTGTTCTCGCTCGCCCTGTTCGCCGCGCTGGGTCTGCCCGGCCTGAGCGGCTTCGTGGGCGAGGCCCTGGTCTTCGTCGGCGCCTTCAGCGTGTACAAGACCGTGACCATCGTCAGCGCGATCGGAATCGTGTTGGGTGCGGCCTACGTGCTCTGGATGCTGCAGCGCGTGTTCCTGGGCCCGACCAACGAGAAGTACGCCGACCTGCCCGACATCAGCCGGCGTGAGCTGGTGAGCGTGGTGCCGATCGGCATCGTCGTGATTCTCTTCGGCGTGTACCCGCCGCCGCTGATCGACATGATCAAGACCTCGCTGGTGCATCTGATCGGGATGATCCCGGGCTAG
- a CDS encoding C25 family cysteine peptidase, whose amino-acid sequence MRRALFPVLALLFFATPGWSAAPLILDLGSEPGMRVSRVSSVELRVEVDVGRLRFFDVETSEGTFTQMVIPGFHRSRDVGRPAVPVMNRLLAIPDGAAVTVDVVEAKTRKVPLDDIGVGHRLMPAQPSLSKSEDPTRRPLRFDEHAYATPVTLDDVDVARMVVQGRLRALDFGRLEVQPVAYDPVAGVLEIAESLQLRVRFDGGRSGTTADLLARTRSPFFDGIYDRLAASKGLHDSYPDVVRNEVTFVVVTPPEFEPVLEDFLAWKVERGFRVEVGLIGSPGVGSTTTSIQDYLHGLFHGATPERPAPSFVLFVGDVAQCPTWTIDGNATDRPYCTVDGDGIPDMYYGRFSATNTSELRAIVDKTMTYDTLSMADPSYLGDVVLIAGADASWAPTHGNGTINYGSDNYFDAAHGIAADVHLYPQSQYDAASIVSEVSQGRGFVNYTAHGSRTSWADPSFTQSDIAGLQNVDEYGLVIGNCCLTSTYDYGECFAESWLRAPDRGAIGYIGGSNSTYWDEDVYWSVGSTSSITADMPFESTGHGAYDGLFHDHGESEAQWYVTAHAVAFCGNLAVQESGSGLTSYYWDIYNLMGDPSLPVHVGVPATNPVVHADNLVANQTSVTVSAAAGSYVGVSQNGALLGAATVHAGATDVTIDYLQSLQAGVPAMVVVTGQNLVPYVAELPVAAPSEVTMVPAEFPAGIPTEVDLRVLRNDGVTPIADVEVRVSDPMEYVATAVTDSAGRASLTLEYPYGAALGVRGTHPVEGFLFDEGLTVTAAPLVEPDLTVGTELGFQDLFGMNLQSTIVARCGTPGATLVAYVPGLGRMESVDDTLVCTPTEGGEVRAFLLASGHEIHAETFPVLTQGSVRGTVQLEGEVDFSGVVLTASPGGTSTITAADGSYLLTELGAGEYVLTAEREGFSVGTVPLTVAEGEHLDGMDFQLSIVYETEACVEPALAIPDDFVRGVTSTLDVGSVGEITWVRAHLDLTHTYQGDLIVELVSPSGTTVVLHDRSGGSTDDIVGWYPDPLTPAEGLGAFVGEDMGGSWRLRVSDNAGLDTGTLNSWCVNLGYAGGTVTAAKTPRPLRLERNVPNPFNPTTTIGFSIPVETEVRLTVYDLRGRRVATIVDDVLPGGRHRSTWNGCDDRGRPLASGTYFYRLTAGERTLSRKMLLLK is encoded by the coding sequence ATGCGTCGCGCCCTCTTCCCGGTCCTGGCCCTGCTGTTCTTCGCGACCCCCGGCTGGTCGGCCGCACCGCTCATCCTCGACCTCGGTTCAGAACCGGGGATGCGAGTGAGCCGGGTGTCGAGCGTCGAGCTCCGGGTCGAGGTCGATGTCGGTCGCCTCCGGTTCTTCGACGTCGAGACCTCGGAGGGGACGTTCACCCAGATGGTGATCCCGGGCTTCCACCGCAGCCGCGACGTCGGGCGCCCGGCCGTGCCCGTGATGAACCGCCTGCTGGCGATTCCGGACGGTGCCGCGGTGACCGTCGACGTCGTCGAGGCGAAGACCCGAAAGGTCCCCCTGGACGACATCGGCGTCGGCCACCGTCTGATGCCGGCCCAGCCCAGCCTGTCCAAGAGCGAGGATCCGACCCGACGACCCCTCCGTTTCGACGAGCACGCGTATGCCACGCCGGTCACACTCGACGACGTCGACGTTGCACGCATGGTCGTCCAGGGGAGGCTCCGCGCCCTGGACTTCGGACGCCTCGAGGTGCAGCCGGTGGCCTACGATCCGGTCGCGGGGGTCCTGGAGATCGCCGAGAGCCTGCAGTTGCGGGTGCGGTTCGACGGGGGGCGCTCCGGTACGACGGCGGATCTGCTCGCCCGCACCCGGAGTCCCTTCTTCGACGGGATCTACGACCGCTTGGCCGCCAGCAAGGGCCTGCACGACTCCTATCCGGACGTGGTGCGCAACGAGGTGACCTTCGTCGTCGTCACCCCGCCGGAGTTCGAGCCGGTGCTCGAGGACTTCCTGGCCTGGAAGGTCGAGCGCGGCTTCCGCGTCGAGGTCGGGTTGATCGGTTCGCCCGGGGTCGGCAGTACCACGACCAGCATCCAGGACTACCTCCACGGCCTGTTCCACGGGGCGACGCCGGAGCGACCGGCACCGAGCTTCGTCCTCTTCGTCGGCGACGTGGCCCAATGTCCCACGTGGACGATCGACGGGAACGCGACCGACCGCCCCTACTGCACCGTCGACGGGGACGGAATCCCCGACATGTACTACGGCCGATTCTCGGCCACGAACACGTCCGAACTGCGGGCGATCGTCGACAAGACGATGACCTACGACACACTGTCGATGGCCGATCCGAGCTACCTGGGCGACGTGGTCCTGATCGCCGGCGCCGACGCCAGCTGGGCGCCCACGCACGGCAACGGCACCATCAACTACGGCAGTGACAACTACTTCGATGCCGCACACGGCATCGCGGCCGACGTCCATCTCTACCCGCAGTCGCAGTACGACGCCGCGTCGATCGTGAGCGAGGTGAGCCAGGGTCGAGGCTTCGTCAACTACACCGCGCACGGCAGTCGGACGAGTTGGGCCGATCCGAGCTTCACGCAGTCCGACATCGCCGGGCTGCAGAACGTCGACGAGTACGGTCTGGTGATCGGCAACTGCTGCCTGACGTCGACCTACGACTACGGAGAATGCTTCGCCGAGTCGTGGTTGCGTGCGCCCGATCGGGGCGCGATCGGGTACATCGGCGGATCGAACTCGACCTACTGGGACGAAGACGTGTACTGGAGCGTCGGCTCGACCTCTTCCATCACGGCCGACATGCCCTTCGAGAGTACGGGTCACGGAGCCTACGACGGCCTCTTCCACGATCACGGAGAATCCGAGGCTCAGTGGTACGTGACGGCGCACGCCGTGGCCTTCTGCGGCAACCTCGCCGTGCAGGAGTCCGGCTCCGGGCTGACGAGCTACTACTGGGACATCTACAACCTGATGGGGGATCCGTCGTTACCCGTGCACGTGGGCGTGCCGGCGACCAATCCCGTTGTCCATGCCGACAACCTGGTGGCGAACCAGACGTCGGTCACCGTGTCCGCCGCTGCGGGGAGCTACGTGGGTGTGAGCCAGAACGGCGCGCTCCTCGGAGCGGCAACGGTCCACGCTGGCGCAACGGACGTGACCATCGACTACCTGCAGTCCCTGCAGGCCGGTGTCCCCGCCATGGTCGTGGTGACCGGGCAGAATCTGGTGCCCTACGTGGCCGAGTTGCCGGTGGCGGCGCCGAGTGAGGTCACCATGGTACCCGCCGAATTCCCGGCCGGGATTCCGACCGAGGTCGATCTGCGCGTCCTGCGCAACGACGGCGTGACACCGATCGCCGACGTCGAGGTCCGTGTGAGCGATCCGATGGAGTACGTCGCCACTGCCGTCACCGACTCGGCCGGCCGCGCGAGCCTGACCCTCGAATATCCCTACGGCGCTGCGCTCGGTGTCCGCGGAACCCACCCCGTCGAGGGCTTCCTGTTCGACGAGGGACTCACGGTGACCGCCGCACCGCTGGTGGAACCCGATCTCACCGTGGGCACGGAGCTCGGATTCCAGGATCTGTTCGGCATGAACCTGCAGAGCACGATCGTGGCCCGTTGCGGGACCCCGGGTGCGACGTTGGTGGCCTACGTCCCGGGTCTCGGGCGCATGGAGTCGGTCGACGACACCCTGGTCTGTACACCCACCGAGGGCGGCGAGGTCCGCGCCTTTCTCCTGGCCTCCGGCCACGAGATCCACGCCGAGACCTTTCCCGTGCTCACCCAGGGCAGCGTTCGGGGCACGGTGCAGCTCGAGGGCGAGGTGGACTTCTCCGGGGTCGTGTTGACCGCATCGCCGGGAGGAACGAGTACGATCACCGCGGCCGACGGGAGTTACCTCCTGACGGAACTGGGGGCCGGCGAGTACGTGCTGACGGCCGAGCGCGAGGGCTTCTCGGTCGGCACGGTCCCGCTCACGGTGGCCGAGGGCGAGCACCTCGACGGCATGGACTTCCAGCTGTCGATCGTCTACGAGACCGAGGCCTGCGTCGAGCCGGCGCTGGCCATCCCCGACGACTTCGTCCGCGGCGTGACCTCGACCCTGGACGTCGGGTCGGTCGGCGAGATCACGTGGGTCCGGGCGCACCTGGACCTCACCCACACCTACCAGGGAGACCTGATCGTCGAGCTGGTCTCGCCCTCGGGCACGACGGTGGTGCTGCACGACCGCAGCGGGGGGTCGACCGACGACATCGTCGGCTGGTACCCCGATCCCCTGACCCCGGCCGAGGGCCTGGGCGCGTTCGTCGGCGAGGACATGGGAGGATCGTGGCGTCTGCGGGTGAGCGACAACGCCGGCCTCGACACCGGAACGCTGAACTCGTGGTGCGTGAACCTGGGCTACGCGGGCGGCACGGTCACCGCCGCGAAGACGCCACGGCCGCTCCGCCTCGAACGGAACGTGCCGAACCCCTTCAATCCGACGACCACGATCGGCTTCTCGATCCCGGTTGAGACCGAGGTCCGGCTCACGGTCTACGATCTCCGTGGCCGCCGGGTGGCGACGATCGTCGACGACGTGCTACCCGGCGGGCGACACCGGAGTACGTGGAACGGGTGCGACGACCGTGGACGCCCTCTGGCGAGCGGGACGTACTTCTACCGGCTCACGGCGGGGGAGCGGACGCTGAGCCGGAAGATGCTGTTGTTGAAATAG
- a CDS encoding NUDIX hydrolase, translating to MAVQKWERLSQETVARTRIFDLTLQMMRNPRNGVVRDINLLETRDWVNVVAVTTGHELVLVEQYRHGIDDVTLEIPGGIVDPGEDPRDTAVRELREETGYEGTHVTSLGAVQPNPAILGNLCHTYLVEECRSAHDLELDVGEDIEVQTMPVGEIPGAIASGRIRHALVVCGIWWLATRRPDLLPGLG from the coding sequence ATGGCCGTCCAGAAGTGGGAACGCCTGTCGCAGGAGACGGTGGCGCGCACCCGGATCTTCGACCTGACCCTCCAGATGATGCGCAATCCGCGCAACGGTGTGGTCCGCGACATCAACCTGCTCGAGACCCGCGACTGGGTGAACGTGGTGGCCGTGACCACCGGCCACGAACTCGTGCTCGTGGAGCAGTACCGCCACGGCATCGACGACGTCACGCTCGAGATCCCCGGCGGGATCGTCGACCCCGGCGAGGACCCCCGCGACACTGCCGTGCGCGAACTGCGCGAGGAGACGGGGTACGAGGGCACGCATGTCACGTCGCTGGGTGCCGTGCAGCCGAACCCCGCGATCCTGGGAAACCTCTGCCACACCTATCTCGTCGAAGAGTGTCGGTCCGCCCACGACCTGGAGCTCGACGTGGGCGAGGACATCGAGGTGCAAACCATGCCCGTGGGCGAGATTCCCGGCGCGATCGCCAGCGGCCGGATCCGCCACGCCCTGGTGGTGTGCGGGATCTGGTGGCTGGCGACCCGGCGACCCGACCTGTTACCGGGCCTCGGCTAG
- the nuoL gene encoding NADH-quinone oxidoreductase subunit L: MDPLMTSAIAILVLPLLSYVLLFFFGERLPRRGDWLGIGLLGVTWILALRIFAHFWTHDTPIEQSWNWLTVAGFSIDFGILLDGMSAVMLVVVTTVSFVVHLFSSGYMWGDQRYSRYFAFLGWFTFSMLGLVLSNSLFFLYVFWELVGIASYVLIGFFFFKHSAANANKKAFLVNRVGDLGFFLGILLFFTAIGEFQYGALFEGVQEGLIGGSTLTWAGVLLFLGCVGKSAQVPLHVWLPDAMEGPTPVSALIHAATMVAAGVYMVARLFPLFSPDALMVIAYTGGVTAIFAATIAIVQTDIKRGLAYSTISQLGYMVMAVGVGGVMAGMFHLTTHAFFKACLFLGSGAVIHAMHHTQDMRSMGGLRRKMPITFLAFLVSTLAISGVPPFAGFWSKDAILASALAFGMTNHGVHYLPFVFALLAASITAFYMFRIVFLTFLGEPRDREKYDHAHEVSWRMTTPLVILGILAVIGGGFPGTGWFDRFVEDPAVAQAGHDIELHLADDAAHEVPAGAEDPHVVDTHAETTPAAPTHAAETGAHADDGHHDIHHVAHGRAMVMSLIAAGLGILLSWLTYGQRLISSAGMLRALPGVHRWLYGKYFVDEFYGATVVRGTLNLSAVAGWFDKYVIDGIVNGVGAVGRWSSVLSGQTDRWVVDGLVNATGDVLRSIGSWLSSWQTGRVQNYFLGLVTGLVVLILVVRAGWL, translated from the coding sequence ATGGACCCCCTGATGACGAGCGCGATCGCGATCCTCGTGCTGCCGCTCCTCAGCTATGTCCTGCTCTTCTTCTTCGGCGAGAGGCTGCCGCGGCGGGGTGACTGGCTGGGCATCGGACTGCTGGGCGTGACCTGGATCCTGGCGCTGCGGATCTTCGCGCATTTCTGGACCCACGACACACCGATCGAGCAGAGCTGGAACTGGCTGACCGTGGCCGGGTTCTCGATCGACTTCGGGATCCTGCTCGACGGGATGTCGGCCGTGATGCTGGTGGTCGTGACCACGGTGAGTTTCGTGGTCCACCTATTCAGCAGCGGCTACATGTGGGGAGACCAGCGCTATTCGCGCTACTTCGCGTTCCTGGGCTGGTTCACGTTCTCCATGCTGGGCCTGGTGCTCAGCAACTCGCTCTTCTTCCTGTACGTGTTCTGGGAGCTGGTGGGAATCGCCAGCTACGTGCTGATCGGGTTCTTCTTCTTCAAGCACTCCGCGGCGAACGCGAACAAGAAGGCCTTCCTGGTCAACCGGGTGGGGGACCTCGGGTTCTTCCTGGGCATCCTGCTGTTCTTCACGGCGATCGGCGAGTTCCAGTACGGTGCCCTGTTCGAGGGGGTTCAGGAGGGCCTGATCGGTGGGTCGACCCTGACCTGGGCCGGTGTGCTTCTCTTCCTGGGCTGTGTGGGCAAGAGCGCGCAGGTGCCACTGCACGTGTGGCTGCCCGACGCCATGGAGGGTCCCACGCCCGTGTCGGCCCTGATCCACGCCGCGACCATGGTGGCCGCCGGTGTGTACATGGTCGCGCGCCTCTTCCCACTCTTCTCGCCCGACGCGCTGATGGTGATCGCCTACACGGGGGGCGTCACGGCGATCTTCGCCGCGACGATCGCGATCGTGCAGACCGACATCAAGCGCGGGCTGGCCTACTCGACCATCAGCCAGCTCGGCTACATGGTCATGGCCGTGGGCGTGGGTGGCGTCATGGCCGGGATGTTCCACCTCACCACACACGCCTTCTTCAAGGCCTGCCTCTTCCTGGGCTCGGGGGCGGTGATCCACGCAATGCACCACACTCAGGACATGCGATCGATGGGTGGCCTGCGCCGGAAGATGCCGATCACCTTCCTGGCCTTCCTGGTGTCGACCCTGGCGATCAGCGGGGTGCCGCCCTTCGCGGGGTTCTGGAGCAAGGACGCGATCCTGGCCTCGGCCCTGGCCTTCGGCATGACGAACCACGGGGTGCACTACCTGCCCTTCGTCTTCGCCCTGCTCGCCGCCTCGATCACCGCCTTCTACATGTTCCGGATCGTGTTCCTGACCTTCCTGGGCGAGCCGCGCGACCGCGAGAAGTACGACCACGCCCACGAGGTCAGCTGGCGCATGACCACGCCGCTGGTGATCCTCGGGATCCTGGCCGTGATCGGCGGTGGCTTCCCCGGGACCGGTTGGTTCGACCGCTTCGTCGAGGACCCGGCGGTGGCGCAGGCCGGCCACGACATCGAGCTGCACCTGGCCGACGACGCCGCCCACGAGGTTCCGGCGGGTGCCGAGGACCCGCACGTGGTCGACACGCACGCCGAGACCACCCCGGCGGCACCGACGCACGCCGCGGAGACCGGGGCGCACGCGGACGACGGCCACCACGACATCCATCACGTGGCCCACGGCCGGGCCATGGTCATGAGCCTGATCGCGGCCGGCCTGGGCATCCTGCTGAGCTGGCTGACCTACGGGCAGCGCCTGATCAGTAGCGCGGGCATGCTCCGCGCCCTGCCGGGCGTGCACCGCTGGTTGTACGGCAAGTATTTCGTCGACGAGTTCTACGGGGCCACGGTCGTTCGGGGGACCCTGAACCTGTCCGCGGTGGCCGGGTGGTTCGACAAGTACGTGATCGACGGAATCGTCAACGGCGTCGGCGCCGTGGGGCGTTGGTCGTCGGTCCTGAGCGGTCAGACCGACCGCTGGGTCGTCGATGGTCTCGTGAACGCCACGGGCGACGTCCTGCGGTCGATCGGCAGCTGGCTCTCGAGCTGGCAGACCGGCCGCGTGCAGAACTATTTCCTGGGCCTCGTTACGGGGCTGGTGGTGTTGATCCTGGTGGTGCGCGCGGGCTGGCTGTAG
- a CDS encoding DNA methyltransferase, whose protein sequence is MAREKRTATPNVPLMTTTLWDFPSQNYRGGAGRGRQGDSDYAGATPSYVIWNLLQRYTREKWLVVDPMAGSGTTLDVARDLNRRALAYDVEPTREDVFRADARTLPLETGKADFVFVDPPYSTHVKYSGRPECIGELDARRGHAYYEAMEKVILEIHRVLKPERHMALYVSDSAKKGSPLEPIGFKLFSMLSQLFLCEDIVAVVRHNKSLARQNWHDAAAQGNFFLRGFNYLFIMYKPKPAKKVSARSGHGAPKKKRGGRSKKKTSSRAGTGHPSTRRPKGRRSDRD, encoded by the coding sequence TTGGCCCGCGAGAAACGAACCGCCACGCCGAACGTTCCGCTCATGACGACCACCCTGTGGGATTTCCCTTCGCAGAACTACCGCGGGGGGGCGGGCCGGGGTCGCCAGGGCGATTCCGACTACGCCGGCGCGACGCCGAGCTACGTGATCTGGAACCTCCTGCAGCGCTACACGCGGGAGAAGTGGCTGGTGGTCGATCCCATGGCGGGCAGTGGGACCACGCTCGACGTGGCCCGCGACCTGAACCGTCGGGCACTCGCCTACGACGTCGAGCCCACACGCGAGGACGTCTTCCGCGCCGACGCTCGGACACTGCCCCTGGAGACCGGCAAGGCCGACTTCGTCTTCGTCGACCCTCCCTACTCCACACACGTGAAGTACTCCGGCCGGCCCGAGTGCATCGGCGAGCTCGACGCGCGTCGTGGGCACGCCTACTACGAAGCCATGGAGAAGGTGATCCTCGAGATCCATCGTGTGCTCAAGCCCGAGCGGCACATGGCCCTGTACGTGAGCGACAGTGCGAAGAAGGGCTCACCTCTCGAACCGATCGGGTTCAAACTCTTCTCCATGCTCAGCCAGTTGTTCCTCTGCGAGGACATCGTGGCGGTGGTCCGCCACAACAAGTCGCTCGCGCGCCAGAACTGGCACGATGCCGCGGCACAGGGGAACTTCTTCCTGCGGGGCTTCAACTACCTCTTCATCATGTACAAGCCGAAGCCGGCGAAGAAGGTCTCGGCCCGGTCGGGGCACGGGGCACCGAAGAAGAAGCGTGGTGGACGATCGAAGAAGAAGACCTCTTCCCGCGCCGGGACGGGACACCCCTCGACCCGGCGCCCGAAGGGCCGCCGTTCCGACCGCGACTGA